From the genome of Longimicrobium sp., one region includes:
- the ligD gene encoding non-homologous end-joining DNA ligase has protein sequence MLTPATYEPMLAEATPAVPVGPGWRHERKYDGVRALAHADAGPVSLLTRKGQNKARQFPEVADALRALSALVGQKLVLDGEIVDADDDGFLGLQRLQRRLPLEQTFKIGLLAKTRPAAFVAFDVLAIGAVTLLDRTLAERRQLLEAVLSDPPAGVRLALQESDGAAMLARAQAEDWEGLVSKRADSRYFPGQRSALWRKLKIVRRQEFVVGGFTESDAEQREFRALVVGYHDDAGRLAYAGRVGTGFSERELGSLARRLRSLARLGSPFDPPPVLDEPTRWVEPRMVVEVRFQDWTETARLRSPSFLTVREDKRPEEVVREP, from the coding sequence ATGCTCACCCCCGCCACCTACGAGCCGATGCTCGCCGAGGCCACCCCCGCCGTGCCGGTCGGGCCGGGGTGGCGCCACGAGCGCAAGTACGACGGCGTGCGCGCGCTCGCGCACGCCGACGCCGGGCCCGTCTCGCTGCTGACGCGCAAGGGCCAGAACAAGGCCCGGCAGTTCCCCGAGGTCGCCGACGCGCTCCGCGCGCTCTCCGCGCTGGTGGGCCAGAAGCTGGTGCTGGACGGCGAGATCGTCGACGCCGACGACGACGGCTTCCTCGGACTCCAGCGTCTCCAGCGGCGGCTCCCGCTGGAGCAGACCTTCAAGATCGGCCTGCTCGCGAAGACGAGGCCCGCCGCGTTCGTGGCGTTCGACGTCCTGGCCATCGGGGCCGTGACGCTGCTCGACCGGACCCTCGCCGAACGCAGGCAGCTCCTGGAGGCCGTCCTCTCCGACCCGCCCGCGGGCGTGCGCCTGGCGCTCCAGGAGAGCGACGGGGCCGCCATGCTCGCCCGCGCGCAGGCGGAGGACTGGGAGGGGCTCGTCTCCAAGCGCGCCGACTCGCGCTACTTCCCCGGGCAGCGCAGCGCCCTCTGGCGGAAGCTGAAGATCGTGCGCCGGCAGGAGTTCGTGGTCGGCGGCTTCACCGAGTCGGACGCCGAGCAACGGGAGTTCCGAGCGCTGGTGGTCGGATACCACGACGACGCCGGGCGGCTGGCCTACGCGGGCAGGGTCGGCACCGGCTTCAGCGAGCGCGAGCTCGGCAGCCTCGCCCGCCGGCTGCGCTCCCTCGCGCGGCTGGGCTCCCCCTTCGACCCGCCGCCCGTGCTGGATGAGCCGACGCGATGGGTAGAGCCGCGGATGGTGGTCGAGGTCCGGTTCCAGGACTGGACCGAGACCGCCCGCCTGCGCTCGCCCAGCTTCCTCACCGTCCGGGAGGACAAGCGCCCGGAGGAGGTGGTGCGCGAGCCCTGA
- a CDS encoding Ku protein gives MPRSTWNGSLSFGLIHLPISLYTAVRDQDVSFRQLCPVHKKPISMKRVCAGEPEGAEEVETAHEVAHADLVSGFETGPDEFVVLTKADFERAALPIGKSFDIRLCVPEAAVDLRFFDKPYLVGPQKPAAARPYALLREALRRTGMVAVGVIALKSRQQVAAIRVMGDALVLHLMHWPDELVDLGEFSFPAGADLQEAEVGLAEQLVHSLAGSLATAGFRDEYRENLERLITARMSGEELEFETAEEPAATAVTDLVAILQASIAAKKAAA, from the coding sequence ATGCCGCGCAGCACCTGGAACGGCAGCCTGAGCTTCGGCCTGATCCACCTCCCGATCAGCCTCTACACGGCCGTGCGGGACCAGGACGTGAGCTTCCGGCAGCTCTGCCCGGTCCACAAAAAGCCGATCTCGATGAAGCGCGTCTGCGCCGGGGAGCCGGAGGGCGCGGAGGAGGTGGAGACGGCGCACGAGGTGGCGCACGCCGACCTGGTGTCGGGGTTCGAGACCGGCCCCGACGAGTTCGTGGTGCTCACCAAGGCCGACTTCGAGCGCGCCGCGCTGCCGATCGGCAAGAGCTTCGACATCCGGCTCTGCGTCCCCGAGGCCGCGGTCGACCTGCGCTTCTTCGACAAGCCGTATCTGGTGGGGCCGCAGAAGCCCGCGGCCGCGCGACCATACGCGCTGCTGCGCGAGGCGCTCAGGCGCACGGGGATGGTCGCCGTCGGCGTGATCGCGCTGAAGAGCCGGCAGCAGGTGGCGGCGATCCGCGTGATGGGCGACGCGCTCGTCCTGCACCTGATGCACTGGCCGGACGAGCTGGTGGACCTGGGCGAGTTCTCGTTCCCGGCCGGCGCCGATCTGCAGGAGGCGGAGGTCGGCCTCGCCGAGCAGCTCGTGCACAGCCTCGCCGGCTCGCTCGCGACCGCCGGGTTCCGGGACGAGTACCGCGAGAACCTGGAGCGGCTGATCACCGCCCGGATGAGCGGCGAGGAGCTGGAGTTCGAGACCGCCGAGGAGCCGGCCGCCACCGCCGTCACCGACCTGGTGGCGATCCTCCAGGCGTCGATCGCCGCCAAGAAAGCGGCGGCCTGA